CGGATTAACACTATCCCCAAAATCATACAAAGCCCACAACCTCACACAGCTCGTAATAAGCGCAAAAATCCCAAGCGAGAACATGACGATGATGCAGATTTTGGACCGGACATTCACATTTAGTTTGATCAACAGTGGAAGCGGCATGACAAGGATGACAATGTCCTGCGCGATGCTGAacgcggcggtggtgtaccCCAGCgcgttgatgtcgaggcAGGAAAAGGGGCCGAATTCACCTTTTCGCCAGCCTTCCcagatgaaggagatgggggcGCACTGGAAGATTTGACAGAAAACAAAGATCAGGCCCGAGAGGCCGACCCAGGCCATGACgacgagggtgatggtgcggaAGTGGGGTTGGGTGAAGATGCGGAGGTAGAAGCAGAGGATGGAGATTTTGGTGAGGGCTAGGATGACGAGGTAGAAAGTTTCGGCCATGTAGAAGAGCTATTTTCCCTCACGGTGTCAGCTTGATGTGGGGTCGTGGGATTGAAAGGAGGTAGCATACCTTGAGGGCGGTGCCGAGGGCGTTGGCGTCGACGGTCCAGATGTCCACTCCGaaggcggcgccggcggcggtgcaGCCTACGGCTTCGAAGCCGATGTAGAGtcccttttttgttttgtcagTCATGAGGGAATGGACAACGAAACGCAGGGGGGGATGTTTACCACAACAATCATCATAACCCAATCGTCCACCTCGAATTTCCcgcccatccaccaccgtGAGTACAACCGGAGCAAAACACACACCAAAGCCAGTATCTCAACCGACAGCGGCACCAGCAGGTGTATCTTTCGGGATCGTTGAGGTTTCCCGCAGGCTTCCCAGGCGCCGCGGGCAgtctcttgttgttgttgtcgttgtcagTGCGAGCACGAGCGAACAGCGAGGTATCAGCCGAGCCAAGTAGACCATCAGCCGAGCCAAACAAAAGAAGCCGAAGTGAACAAAACACTagaaaggggaagaaaacTAACCAATACCCTCCTCCATCGTACACCGCCTCCTTACacaccccaacaccctcgtaTAATgaccctcatcatccgagCACAAGCACACctgatcctcctcccccatccctctcTTCCCATCCAGACACTCTTTCGTCACATTGGTAAGctccaccacacaacccagCGCGCACAAGGGTATGTTCTCGCTCAGCTGAGCGATCAggtctgttgttgttgttgttgttgggttgggtggtgataagtcttggggttgttgtccAGAGACAACAATATCTGTCTGTGAGAGGAAGCTCGATGGTGGAAGGGGCCGGGGTGGTGCTGATATTGGGAGGAGTTGATGGAGTAATGCTCGTGGTAGGGACTGCGGccggggttggtgttgagggaaaaaagaatgTGGGAGAAACTGGGGGGTTGCTTCACTGGGGGCCGGGAGGATAAGAAACGTTAGTAATAGAAAAGAGGAGGGTATTGAAAGcaagggagaggttggtaGTGGTTTCATCTTggatacctaggtaggtatgtcCAGTCGTTAGCCTTTACATGAAAAGGTTGAAGAACTTGGCCAAGAGAAAAAGACAGACCAGCACGACGGCGAAAAAAAGACATgacacacacagagagagagagagagagagctaGATTTGCCTAGCTGGGCACACATACCTCCAAAGTCATTCCCCATTACTAAGACACATCTATCGATGACTTCAGGGGCGGTCGAGTTACCCCTTAGTGTGGCCTGTCCGGTCGTTTTCAAGGCCAAAATGCAGTCTGACAAGTGCTAGTTGAGCACATTGgtggttttgttgatgttgggctCTTCCGCGGAGGGTGAGCTGATATCAACACACTGGTGCAAGCTTAATCCATGATAAGATGATGGGTGAGagaggtcatcatcatctttgccGTCCGACGATGCAAAGCATCCACAAGAAGAATTTGGGGGATGAAGACACGAGGTCAGTGTGTAAGTCTAAGTCAACCTCCCCCGTTGTCAGTGGAGTCCCCCAAACATCACCGCTCAAAAACGACGTTCCTCAGCGAGTCATGCATCCCGTCCACACAgccccttccttcccttttcgGCAAGACGGTCCCTTCACCAAGCCCTCTGAATGGACAGACGCCCTCTCCACGCCAAGAAATCACCTCAATGCAACCGCAAGAAACCGTCAGCGACTTAGATGCAGCCAAaagcatggtgatggtgtcatGTTAGCATCTTCTGTAGATTACCACTCCATAACAACTTTGTTTCCATACTATATCTCCGTCAATGTACAACAAACACCATGCATATAAAACCCTCACCTGCATGCTACTTTTCGAATGAAACAAAACAACGCTTTTAGTCCATCAACTCGCACGCATATGCCGCCAAAAGATCCCACAATACAAAAGACAAGACATTCCCAATCCATTTTTTTGTGGTATACCCTTCCCAGTCTCCCCAGTCTTCATCCCTCCCACATTAGACATTACGACCCCATCATCGCATCCCAATCCCAGGTCACCGTCCCACCGCCCCAAAGTTCATTGACACTATACCCCAGCTGTTCGAAGTTGACCGGGATCTCCCCCAGCGTGTCCGTGTTGGGGACCCACCAAGGATTTACTGGCATCTCCATaccgttgttgttgcttcCTGTCGCAATTCCATGCGGGTTCGGTTGcggctgtggttgttgttgaaaagGAGTCATCCCCTGCGGAAACGAGCCATTCGTCAGCCCCCGATCTCGCACGTTCCGGACATCCCGACCGAATCCCTGAATATGAGAAGTGGTATCCGACGGTGATGAAAATGAGGCACAGACCTTGTCTCTGGAAAAAGGGTCAAATGGTGCTGATGGGCCGCCTCCGGGAGGTGCAGAGAACGGTCCGTTATTGACCCTTCTGTGGCCTTGCGGTGGCCCGTGTGTAACCGGCCCGCCACGCCCTGGCGTTGCCCCTACTAACGACGGACCAGGTTGAGAGCCCGTCGGCTGGCTCGAAACAGGCGGATCCTGTCCGGCCATCACTTTGTAGTGTAACGTCACGAACCTATCCGCACTGGCTGCCTTTGCTTCCTGTGAGGTTTTGATCCCTAGGTGAGCCTCCAAAAGCCCAAAGGCAGCACACATAATGCTGTATCCCCAGGGCTCATTGTTCCCGCACCTCAAGATCCGGTCCTCCTTCATGGCCAGGCACTTCTCCAGGGCCTCCACCGTGTGCTTGCTGTTGATCATGATCATATTAGTTGACCCGCGTGGTTGAAGCATGGTGACACTACAGAGATTGATCGCCAGTGTTAGACTGTCCTCACGGAGAAAGTTGAGTGTGCGAATGCCCTGCTGGAAAAGTTGGTCGTTGAGGAGAACCATATCCCTGGCGGCATTGTAGTAGATAATCTCCGAGTATTGGTACTTGGAGTTTTGTTTGCGAAGACGAAGGAAGGGCTGGTGCAGAGGTATGATGTATTGGCGAAGCTGGATGTGCAAAAGTGTATAGGCAAGCAAAGGCTTCTTCTGAGTTTGCTGTTCGTCGGTATCCTCATTGTCTGCATCGCTTACATCCCATGACGGGAGGGCATCAATCTCGCGGTTGATCTCATCGGTGTAGCGAACGACACGCGCATAGTCGAGATCTTCCGGAGGGCCGGTGAGCACCCGGCTCAGCTCTAGGCGAAGCGGCAAGCTCTGGCGACTGAGATGCTGATAGGAAGAGTACGTGTATGTAGTTGGAGGCTTTGAGGGAGGGAGCTCTTTCGTGTCCTCGTCaaactcgtcgtcgtcgatgtTATGCGGCGGATTGACATCGTAGTGTAGAGTGCTCAAGATTGACGGCAGACCGTGGTCAAAGGATGCTTGAAGATCGTAGCTCTGAATAGTCGCCCAGATTCTCCTCCGCATCTCCTGCTGGAAAGGGGTGATCTTGTCACTCCTCATGTGGCTGGGTTCCCGGTGCAAGCCGACAGAGATGGCGTCCTGTGTCATTGCGCCCGCATTTTTCCAatatctcttcttcttcattgTGTTGACTCTCTTGGCAAGGTAGATGAGGCAGGCGATCTGGTAGTGAATCAGGCGGCGATGCTTTTGGCTCTGAACTTCCTGCCAACGTTCAACAGCTTCGATCCATTTGATGGCATTGGCGTAAGAGATCGACACCATCTTTTCAAACTTGTGCGGTAGCTTAGCAGCCAAACAGCTGGCAATGCCCATGATGGATAAGATCAAAGCCGTGAAGGCTGCATTACGAGTCTCGTTAGGGTCCCAGAACTTGGCATAGTCCCTGCGGAAgctggggatgtggaggattCGGTGAATCTGCTCGAACTGGTCCAAGTAAATAGATACCATTTGATCAGCTTCCTCATTGGAGGGAAGGAGAGCTTCCAGCGCCAGATCTGGTTCACGGAACTTCCTGTCTCTGTCCTCGGCTCTCTTGTGGCGGTCCTTGTTCCGGCTGATCCGGTGTGGTCGAAGCCACTCCTCAGAGGTTTCTTTCATGAAAGGACACAGTCCAGTCAACTTCTCGTCGTTAGCCAACGCATTCCGAGCCaatggagaggaagaaagtAAAAGACCGTCACATACTTCTTGGAAGGCCAGGAACGCGCTGTGGGGGCCAAAGTATCGCGTTTTGAACTCCTTGCCCCTGAAGAAGCGTAGCTCTTCTTTGTCGGCCGTTGTTGTCTGGACCCGCAGGAACTGTGGCAGCTCAGGTTCTTCCTTGTCTCTTTCGTCATCTTCGTGATGCTTCGGCTCAGGGGGTGAGTGGTCCTGAAGCGTACTGCCGTCGACAGAAGCGCCGCCCTGTTTAttggtgaggaggttccTCAGCTGGgcaacctccatctccaacctccgGATCCTGTCAAGATCTCGGCCATCCTTGCGAAAGTAGGGCGACTCTCCTCCGGTACTTGGCAACGACAGTCGAGAGTCCAGACCCGTCAAGGCACCCTGGGAGAGGCCGAGCTTGTTCGGAGGTGCCAGGCCGGGCCGGGTCTCATACTCGCACTTGTCTGATGTACCGGACTGAAGACAGCGGGAGCATGGAAACTCCCGGTCACAGGACAACTTTCTTCGACGGCACTCGAGGCAGGAGAGCCGGACTCTCTGGCGTTTACGGGGCGGAGCGcgatcatcaccatcctcgtgGGCCTCGGTTCCGCCGGGGCTAACGCTTTGTTCACTCGGATCCGACCGGGGCATGGTGTTTCTCCCGGAGACGGAGGGGGCTATCGGCCGAAGGGAAGGttccaaacaaacaaacaaaacagacCCAGCCGCCACTGACGCTCGGCGCCGTTTTCCCTATCTAAGTTGCAGGCGATAAACAAGGAAGTGGGCTCGAGCATGCGAAACAgagacagcaacaaaacGGGCCAGTCGGCGATAAACGCTTTATCAATCAAATCTGATAAGAGAAACCTGTACTGTATGTAAGGTGAGAAAAGCAGCAAGCGAACACGACTGCCAAAACGAAACCTGCAGCAGTATAaattttccctctctctcgcAAAACCAATGACTAATAACGAGGGCTTTGCTGGTTCAGTCGAAACGACAGGCGATGCTCAGAGAACAAGCAAAACAAATATCGAGTTAAAGATCTCGACGTCCACAGCCATTGAACGGGGGACTCGTcagctccttcctcttctgacTGTAGAGTTGATGTGATGTGGTCGTGGTCGTTGGTGATGCGTGTTGAGGAATAAGATTCTCGGAGATCCGACACTTTTCGCCGAGGCTGCCCCTCTTTCTGCCAGCTTCACCTGTTCATCCGATGATTGGCCGACTGAAGCAGAGAGGACTGTGCTTACATAAGGTCAGGATATTCTGTCAATGAGTAGGGAAGTCATCCTCCTGGACCTTGGGTATGaagaaagatgggatgatgacCTCGGAGGAAACATTGCAGCTTTGCAGTGAGTTTCTCTGACCATGTGGAAAGGTCGAAGTCTATGGATTTAAACCAGACTTTTCCAATTGCCTAACGAACCTTCATGTGACAACGGAACAAGACATTGTTCCGAAACTCTGAGGGTTAGGGGTGGATATGGACACTCAACAAAGCAAccacgacgatgaagacggaactatttattgTGAGCAAGCCGCACACAAGGAACATTCGTTCTATTGGAGAACCAGACTTTGAATCAGACCCCCGAACAATCCGTCCCCATTGTCCCAGAACCACGGGACGGGCTGACCGACCAGCGACTTATTCGCAGCTTAGAAGAGGCTTGGCAATGGTGTGGTGGGACAAAGACAGAGCTTGGTCTGAAAGGCCACCGACGCCACCAAACGGTCTGGCCTGGCTCGGCGCACTAGACACGGTGCAACATCGACATTCGGGTTTTTGGGATCGCAAATTCCAGTCGGATTTGGGCACCTTCGAGAGACGCGATGGCGGTATGATAACATGCGCGCATTATTTTGGATATTTTTGCTTGGATGCGCCTGCTGGGAGGCTGCACGCGCTGCCAGCTTAGTGCCAGGGAAGGCCTTTGATCGTTTGATCACGATATGGCTGGAGAATCAGGTTGGCCCAACAGTCCACACACAACCATTCCACATGTGCTCCATAACATGTTTACTGACCAGTATAATGGTACGTGTAGGACTATGCCAAGGTTGTCTTGGAGCCTAGCATCGCCGAcctgaagaggaagggcaTCTTGCT
This window of the Podospora pseudoanserina strain CBS 124.78 chromosome 3, whole genome shotgun sequence genome carries:
- a CDS encoding hypothetical protein (EggNog:ENOG503NWPM; COG:B), whose amino-acid sequence is MPRSDPSEQSVSPGGTEAHEDGDDRAPPRKRQRVRLSCLECRRRKLSCDREFPCSRCLQSGTSDKCEYETRPGLAPPNKLGLSQGALTGLDSRLSLPSTGGESPYFRKDGRDLDRIRRLEMEVAQLRNLLTNKQGGASVDGSTLQDHSPPEPKHHEDDERDKEEPELPQFLRVQTTTADKEELRFFRGKEFKTRYFGPHSAFLAFQELTGLCPFMKETSEEWLRPHRISRNKDRHKRAEDRDRKFREPDLALEALLPSNEEADQMVSIYLDQFEQIHRILHIPSFRRDYAKFWDPNETRNAAFTALILSIMGIASCLAAKLPHKFEKMVSISYANAIKWIEAVERWQEVQSQKHRRLIHYQIACLIYLAKRVNTMKKKRYWKNAGAMTQDAISVGLHREPSHMRSDKITPFQQEMRRRIWATIQSYDLQASFDHGLPSILSTLHYDVNPPHNIDDDEFDEDTKELPPSKPPTTYTYSSYQHLSRQSLPLRLELSRVLTGPPEDLDYARVVRYTDEINREIDALPSWDVSDADNEDTDEQQTQKKPLLAYTLLHIQLRQYIIPLHQPFLRLRKQNSKYQYSEIIYYNAARDMVLLNDQLFQQGIRTLNFLREDSLTLAINLCSVTMLQPRGSTNMIMINSKHTVEALEKCLAMKEDRILRCGNNEPWGYSIMCAAFGLLEAHLGIKTSQEAKAASADRFVTLHYKVMAGQDPPVSSQPTGSQPGPSLVGATPGRGGPVTHGPPQGHRRVNNGPFSAPPGGGPSAPFDPFSRDKVCASFSSPSDTTSHIQGFGRDVRNVRDRGLTNGSFPQGMTPFQQQPQPQPNPHGIATGSNNNGMEMPVNPWWVPNTDTLGEIPVNFEQLGYSVNELWGGGTVTWDWDAMMGS